One Dromiciops gliroides isolate mDroGli1 chromosome 3, mDroGli1.pri, whole genome shotgun sequence DNA segment encodes these proteins:
- the LOC122745522 gene encoding cytokine receptor-like factor 2 translates to MGRVLWACVAVILLGDRVISREPERRGNVSIQIINFNLERTLVKWNVSEYLAEKNLTFLYGLDNASPSQECPHYTIYQGYTSGCVFKAENKGLTFLLKREDKVLERRVVRLRHYLKPNSPTNVSFTWREDSVIITCSDLPYHGLTYEIQHKSIFDQKWQSNTNEICNVTIGSLDFEKCYFFRARVVAKMAMYGSRTYPSDWSPVTHWKRSKLKDSCTEAVEKTSPKYIYIITSLVIFLMVLLLLLFLSKAQRVKKLFMPVVPDPKYSFPGLFDCHKGNFQEWIQDTENVTSSIKVEHLEQECVVEEGLIEELAKKEAKDKDGKAFQEHLQSNEDNLSSNQVSCVPPQGNDSVCLGDLKFVMNDSMYVVL, encoded by the exons GAGGCAATGTAAGTATACAGATTATCAACTTCAATCTTGAAAGGACTCTTGTTAAGTGGAATGTCAGTGAATACTTGGCTGAAAAGAATTTAACTTTCCTTTATGG ATTGGACAATGCTTCACCTTCACAAGAGTGTCCTCACTACACTATTTATCAAGGTTATACTTCTGGATGTGTTTTTAAGGCTGAAAATAAAGGACTGACTTTTTTACTCAAGAGAGAAGATAAAGTTCTTGAACGAAGGGTTGTGAGGCTTAGGCATTATT TAAAACCCAATTCTCCAACCAATGTGAGCTTCACATGGAGAGAAGACTCAGTTATAATAACATGTTCTGATTTGCCCTATCATGGTCTCACCTATGAAATTCAACACAAAAGCATCTTTGATCAAAAATGGCAG TCCAACACGAATGAAATATGTAATGTTACAATAGGCAGCTTGGATTTTGAAAAGTGTTATTTCTTCCGGGCCAGAGTCGTAGCAAAAATGGCTATGTATGGCAGTAGGACGTATCCTAGTGATTGGTCCCCTGTAACACACTGGAAGAGGAGCAAATTGAAAG ATTCATGCACCGAGGCAGTTGAAAAAACTTCCCCAAAATATATCTACATAATTACCAGTCTGGTTATCTTCCTAATGGTATtgcttctccttttatttttgag TAAAGCTCAGAG aGTTAAGAAATTATTCATGCCCGTTGTACCTGATCCCAAATATTCTTTTCCTGGTCTATTTGATTGTCATAAGGGGAACTTTCAG GAGTGGATCCAGGATACTGAAAACGTCACCAGCTCAATTAAAGTAGAACATTTGGAGCAGGAGTGTGTTGTTGAGGAGGGGCTTATAGAGGAACTTGCCAAGAAAGAGGCCAAGGACAAGGATGGAAAAGCCTTCCAGGAACATCTACAATCAAATGAAGACAATCTGAGCTCTAATCAAGTCTCTTGTGTCCCACCTCAAGGCAATGATTCTGTGTGCCTGGGTGATCTGAAATTTGTTATGAATGATAGCATGTATGTTGTATTATGA